Below is a window of Ischnura elegans chromosome 1, ioIscEleg1.1, whole genome shotgun sequence DNA.
gcttaattggggcagcatgccgctttattgggccatgagtcggatAACCCTACGCCAGCGCGGTTACAGCCAATCGCCTCGTGCCCCCTACCCCGACCCAGACCATTCTGTGTGTCGTTGGATAACTCTCGGCGGCCGTACTGTAGCTTTATCAACTTAGGAataaggtcttggaacgcattcAGTTCGTATATCGGACGTACtgtattcaggaagatatcaaccctcaattgcgtcgtgccgcattcttctgttgagaaactggaacgaattttcctgtttaaacaTATTTCCGCATAATTTAATCGGGttcttcaaatactttttttccgATGATATCTGAAAGAAACGTTGGTACTGaattcgttattacgaacctccggtttttcagtcccgcgaacttcgtaataacgagagtcctctatactattttttatattttcctcctttaatttactcttacttttcaaaaatgttcctatttttcccctattttgaaagctcttgtttttATTCTATatgcaagaggataggacttttctttaataggacttagtaaaagacattcattcagcgtcgcccaagactgtgaaaaatatttttagctaaattgttataattctttaactaaactcgctgatttattaatcaaattaatagtttaataaacttgtGTTGCATTATTAACATTCTTTAGTCTtatttctaccatttcaaagttttttatgcccatatacaggatagttcgcctaattggggcaaagtgcacaagtctcgatatgtcccaattaacagGAATCTACTGTATTGACTGCTGATTCATCTTCGCAGATGAGTGACcctttttcaaaacatttccagCCACTCAAAATTTAGtcttaatttttattaagaattttacaTGTACAGCATTAATTTGTTCAGTGTTTCAATATGCTGAGACAGAAAATTACCCGGGAAGGGTGGGATATTGCCTCCCACTGTCATAGTCTCTTCCACCAACCAGCTGAGCAAGTTAACCTGTAGAAAGAAGTGCCTCTAGAAATTATTCTCTTTCATCAGTCGCAATCTAATATTCATTACAAAGGGTACTCAAAGTAATTCATGATCCTTTGTTGGCCATAAGTTTTGCAATACTTTATCAGTCATACTTTGTGACTTTATTTATGAGACAACATTTTTGAAGGCGTGTTCCCAAAGGATAATATCTATGTAATATGAGATGAGGTGGTTAACATTTGTCATTTCCAAGAATTTGTGATGACAATTAGGCCCAAAGTGTGAGTCGTTCCATGCTGCATCACTTGTTGCAGAGGTGCTGCACGGATCCCACTCCAAaagtgccaaatttgaaatttcaggcaaTGTCCGTATCTCTGAAATTTCGTAAGTTGGATGTTCATGAGTCATAAGTACAAAACTTACTGTATATTCTCCATGTCCCAAATGATGAAAAGCCAGGAAATATTTACCTTCAACTCAAATGCAACAAATGTGGGAAAAAGAAACGCTGATTAAGTCAGGCCATATCCAGTGTCaatacaagtgaataaaattatacttgaatcatttcattacttattttttagatttttattattcttgctgaataatttttaaccttatttgCAGATGTACTTTCTACATGAAGGAGGTGTTGATTGCTTCTTGTGTTGCTAACAAGAAAAAGATAGCGAAAAATAAAGCAACTGAGCTTGCCCTGAGGAATTTGGGAGTGGTGTGCAGCGGAAGAGAGGTTGATGGAAAAGAAGCCAATGGGAAGAAAACCAATGGAAATGGAGCCAATGGGGAAGCAGTGCTTGGGAAAGTAGCCAATGAGACGGCAGAAAGCAAGGGATTACTGAAACAAGAAGAGAAGGTTTGTGgtgcattaattaattaatcattcaGGTTAAATCCTtggttttatttcatcatcactgtcaacaatcctaggattggtttgacgtagctctccactcagttctcttatcagctaatcttttcatacctacgtatttcttctctttctcatccttctttacttgttccatatattttgttcaaggtcttccttttctgttcttgccatctgcTTGTCCCTCgctgattgtcttcatcaggccatcatgtctcaagatatgtccTACTCGGTCgttctgtcttcttatcaaggtttttatgaggcttcccttctcttCTTAAGACTTACTCATCACTTAGtcagtcaatccatttgatcctcatcattcttctgtagcactacatttcgaaggcctctatcttttatttttactagatggtcattgtccatgtctcacttccatACTTTAAATGTAAGTTcagataaactgtttccttacttctatgtttaaattttccactataagtagatatttcttttggtggaatgctctcttcccctgagctattctgctgataatttctttcctgcttctTTCTTAGCTAGtcatcctgcttcccaaataacagaattcatccacttctaccagtttttgcttccctattatAATGTTAGTCTTGAATTATTCTCTTCTGCTACATACTAATACCTtgattttctttgtttattttcaacttatgtTTACCCAATACCATACCAAtgttaaccagaatattttttaaattcttctctgtctctgctatgatggctatatcatcggcaaatcttagcttgataattttttctccatgcattatcactcccgaggccttttctttaatttcattaatggctttcttgatgaaatcattgaaaattatgagtgacggagcacagccttgtctcactcctttcctaattcttgcttcttcacaactgggccctgattttatcacggctacttggtttttgtataaactgtggataatTCTCCTGCCATGTTGAAAAACTCCAATTTCTTTTATGATTCCCTGCATTGTGTTCCGATCCAAGTTGTCAAAAGCCTTCTCTAAGCCCACCAATGCTACGAAAGTttgcttgttcttttccattctcttctctatgagcagccaaagggccaatattgcttccgtAGTGGCTTTGCCTTTTCTGAATCTGAATTGATCCTCATCCAAGTACGCTTCTGCTATTGGTTCCATTCTTCTATAGATGACCCTTGTTTGTATCTTCCACGCATGTGTTGTCAGGCGTGTGGTCCTAAATTCTGCACATTTCTCTGCTCTTTTCTTCTTTGGAATTGGAATTATAATGTTCCTTTCAAAGTCCTTTGGTAACTTACCTCTTGAATGCTTTTCATTCATGATTTTATACAGCTGGTTAAATGTATTTTCTCCAGCATTTGTAATTAGTTCTGCTGGAATATCGTCAATTCCAGATGCTTTCTTTATTCATCCACAGATCTCTGACTgctgcatcaaattctgatcttaaaattggggctctaTGTCATCTTTATCTGCTTCCCTTTTATTTTCAATAGCTTTTGTTCTTAGGTTGTTTTCAATGTACAACTTTTCCAGATATTCTTTTCATCTCTGTACTTATTCCTCATTTTTAATCATTAGTTCTCTATTTTTGACCTGTAGGGTATTACATCTTGTCCCCTCTCCTGAAATTGGTCTCTCATTATCCAAAAGGCGGTCTCTACTTTTTCGTACACAGGATTGGTTTCAACATcttcacagatatttttcatcctcACTTCTCTAGCCTTCCTCACTTTATCTCGTTTAttaccatatatgtctgaatatagtccctcctcttttccaaaaatgcctgtggtaaaagtaaagggggggactatattcaaacgcatttttttaatatttcccgaaactgaggcctcaaaattggggggtgggagactatattcagagggggactatattcggagaaataaggtattatAATAAGGCTCTTGTAACTATCCTGTCCTTcctctattttttcattcttgtaATTCCTTCTTTCTTTGATGAGATCTAATAtgtattgttgaattaaaacttttgggctatgtcgccgcgtcagattttgggtggccccaacgtttcccgaccgatgctggtcgctttctcaagggaatctgaagaggtgggatttaaaattggtatatatgtataggtatacgtgtcaggtggtgggggaaggggagtgagaggttggaggagtaggttttcgattatttttgccgattacgggttgccaagtacggctgattttaaggccagtgtctctgttaaagttgtttttctcctctttagatatttctattgcttctcttacgagtctctgtttaaagcctttcactctcgcaacaatttttgcttccttaaggtcgattgtgtggcccagcgctgcgtgttcggctactgcggacttcgttgactgccccagtcgaattgcccGAACACCCTGTGTATTTGGTAGGataatgattgaattttttaccACAGGTACCTCATGAAGAAAAGGGCAAAGAAGCAAGAGATGAGATATCAGCAAGCTCTTTGGAACAAAATATTCTGGATATACAaagaagaattctttcgaaccaACTAAGGATTTGTGATAGTGTTAAACGAATTGTGGAATCTAGTGGCACGTATTTTAGTCATTCTAGTCCTGAGGATCCTAACTTATCATACTATAATAGCCATGTGGTAAGGGTGGAGAACTCAATTATTATGAAGCAGAATATAATTTTAGAAAGCGTGGGCAGCTTCTCTTTTAGTCAGAATTCCAAGCATGGTTGTGAATTCCAAAGATTCAAGGAACATTGTATGAGAATGTCAGTGCagaatgaaatttttggaaacattAAGAAATGTGACTTGAAGAAACTTAATATAGTGGAAGAGAAGTTGTACTTAGGAGATGTTTGGGAAGAATTGAATAGGCGTGAGCCATTGGCTGTGAATACGAGGATGGTTGGGGAGCGGTGGAACAGGATAATGGAAAACCAGACATCTATGCTGGACAACCAGTTGGGTATTATGTACACGCTAAGTGGAACGACCCCCGACATGGAGACCGGGTTTGATTCGTTGAATGCTGACAACCATGCGTGCTTCCTTGCAAACGTCACTACTACTTACCgctataaaattttctttcatgagAACGAAATATCTTCAATGCTAAATGATGTGATGAGCAGCCACAGTAATATAATTCATCTGCAGAGAAAAATCTTTGAGAATGAAGACAAAATACTGAAAGCATtcaattcatgtattttttcgaGAGATGCTGTTTATGAAATGACTGGCCGAGTTCCCTTCTTGGACAATCAACTGTATGCACTGCAGCTGAGAACATGGGCCGGCATGAACCATTTGCTGGCGAAACTGAATCAAGTGTATATGGATCGTATTGACAATCTGAGTGGGAATGATGACATAGTGAACTATCAAAGTGAGATTCTTGCAAA
It encodes the following:
- the LOC124156240 gene encoding uncharacterized protein LOC124156240 isoform X3 → MKGKENSMEDSKCLLPNLAHIKVAFPNFKFTEQRKNEPLHVWLQRMANCSKDKPEWGFELVDGEWRCTFYMKEVLIASCVANKKKIAKNKATELALRNLGVVCSGREVDGKEANGKKTNGNGANGEAVLGKVANETAESKGLLKQEEKVPHEEKGKEARDEISASSLEQNILDIQRRILSNQLRICDSVKRIVESSGTYFSHSSPEDPNLSYYNSHVVRVENSIIMKQNIILESVGSFSFSQNSKHGCEFQRFKEHCMRMSVQNEIFGNIKKCDLKKLNIVEEKLYLGDVWEELNRREPLAVNTRMVGERWNRIMENQTSMLDNQLGIMYTLSGTTPDMETGFDSLNADNHACFLANVTTTYRYKIFFHENEISSMLNDVMSSHSNIIHLQRKIFENEDKILKAFNSCIFSRDAVYEMTGRVPFLDNQLYALQLRTWAGMNHLLAKLNQVYMDRIDNLSGNDDIVNYQSEILANQKNILANLSRFPGTLSALQGNQRLILDVQNEILSHYIPAINDNQPLGEDNIGFQLLKSQGWTGGGLGSNQQGIAEPVRAEGSVGRTGLGYKNPRKRPASVMGTKLHLENLRSKLMKSKECSYIPLVGTLPALIAFNPSSETEERRDFPTCHSPMDLLEAKLHNHQADHLEVDSTETLTMG
- the LOC124156240 gene encoding uncharacterized protein LOC124156240 isoform X7, whose translation is MGLTQVCRYEGKENSMEDSKCLLPNLAHIKVAFPNFKFTEQRKNEPLHVWLQRMANCSKDKPEWGFELVDGEWRCTFYMKEVLIASCVANKKKIAKNKATELALRNLGVVCSGREVDGKEANGKKTNGNGANGEAVLGKVANETAESKGLLKQEEKVPHEEKGKEARDEISASSLEQNILDIQRRILSNQLRICDSVKRIVESSGTYFSHSSPEDPNLSYYNSHVVRVENSIIMKQNIILESVGSFSFSQNSKHGCEFQRFKEHCMRMSVQNEIFGNIKKCDLKKLNIVEEKLYLGDVWEELNRREPLAVNTRMVGERWNRIMENQTSMLDNQLGIMYTLSGTTPDMETGFDSLNADNHACFLANVTTTYRYKIFFHENEISSMLNDVMSSHSNIIHLQRKIFENEDKILKAFNSCIFSRDAVYEMTGRVPFLDNQLYALQLRTWAGMNHLLAKLNQVYMDRIDNLSGNDDIVNYQSEILANQKNILANLSRFPGTLSALQGNQRLILDVQNEILSHYIPAINDNQPLGEDNIGFQLLKSQGWTGGGLGSNQQGIAEPVRIFLPVIRQWICLKQSCITIRPII
- the LOC124156240 gene encoding uncharacterized protein LOC124156240 isoform X5, which translates into the protein MGLTQVCRYEGKENSMEDSKCLLPNLAHIKVAFPNFKFTEQRKNEPLHVWLQRMANCSKDKPEWGFELVDGEWRCTFYMKEVLIASCVANKKKIAKNKATELALRNLGVVCSGREVDGKEANGKKTNGNGANGEAVLGKVANETAESKGLLKQEEKVPHEEKGKEARDEISASSLEQNILDIQRRILSNQLRICDSVKRIVESSGTYFSHSSPEDPNLSYYNSHVVRVENSIIMKQNIILESVGSFSFSQNSKHGCEFQRFKEHCMRMSVQNEIFGNIKKCDLKKLNIVEEKLYLGDVWEELNRREPLAVNTRMVGERWNRIMENQTSMLDNQLGIMYTLSGTTPDMETGFDSLNADNHACFLANVTTTYRYKIFFHENEISSMLNDVMSSHSNIIHLQRKIFENEDKILKAFNSCIFSRDAVYEMTGRVPFLDNQLYALQLRTWAGMNHLLAKLNQVYMDRIDNLSGNDDIVNYQSEILANQKNILANLSRFPGTLSALQGNQRLILDVQNEILSHYIPAINDNQPLGEDNIGFQLLKSQGWTGGGLGSNQQGIAEPVRAEGSVGRTGLGYKNPRKRPASVMGTKLHLENLRRFSYLSFANGFA
- the LOC124156240 gene encoding uncharacterized protein LOC124156240 isoform X4, with the protein product MGLTQVCRYEGKENSMEDSKCLLPNLAHIKVAFPNFKFTEQRKNEPLHVWLQRMANCSKDKPEWGFELVDGEWRCTFYMKEVLIASCVANKKKIAKNKATELALRNLGVVCSGREVDGKEANGKKTNGNGANGEAVLGKVANETAESKGLLKQEEKVPHEEKGKEARDEISASSLEQNILDIQRRILSNQLRICDSVKRIVESSGTYFSHSSPEDPNLSYYNSHVVRVENSIIMKQNIILESVGSFSFSQNSKHGCEFQRFKEHCMRMSVQNEIFGNIKKCDLKKLNIVEEKLYLGDVWEELNRREPLAVNTRMVGERWNRIMENQTSMLDNQLGIMYTLSGTTPDMETGFDSLNADNHACFLANVTTTYRYKIFFHENEISSMLNDVMSSHSNIIHLQRKIFENEDKILKAFNSCIFSRDAVYEMTGRVPFLDNQLYALQLRTWAGMNHLLAKLNQVYMDRIDNLSGNDDIVNYQSEILANQKNILANLSRFPGTLSALQGNQRLILDVQNEILSHYIPAINDNQPLGEDNIGFQLLKSQGWTGGGLGSNQQGIAEPVRAEGSVGRTGLGYKNPRKRPASVMGTKLHLENLRSKLMKSKECSYIPLVGTLPALIAFNPSSETEERRVDSTETLTMG
- the LOC124156240 gene encoding uncharacterized protein LOC124156240 isoform X2, with product MGLTQVCRYEGKENSMEDSKCLLPNLAHIKVAFPNFKFTEQRKNEPLHVWLQRMANCSKDKPEWGFELVDGEWRCTFYMKEVLIASCVANKKKIAKNKATELALRNLGVVCSGREVDGKEANGKKTNGNGANGEAVLGKVANETAESKGLLKQEEKVPHEEKGKEARDEISASSLEQNILDIQRRILSNQLRICDSVKRIVESSGTYFSHSSPEDPNLSYYNSHVVRVENSIIMKQNIILESVGSFSFSQNSKHGCEFQRFKEHCMRMSVQNEIFGNIKKCDLKKLNIVEEKLYLGDVWEELNRREPLAVNTRMVGERWNRIMENQTSMLDNQLGIMYTLSGTTPDMETGFDSLNADNHACFLANVTTTYRYKIFFHENEISSMLNDVMSSHSNIIHLQRKIFENEDKILKAFNSCIFSRDAVYEMTGRVPFLDNQLYALQLRTWAGMNHLLAKLNQVYMDRIDNLSGNDDIVNYQSEILANQKNILANLSRFPGTLSALQGNQRLILDVQNEILSHYIPAINDNQPLGEDNIGFQLLKSQGWTGGGLGSNQQGIAEPVRAEGSVGRTGLGYKNPRKRPASVMGTKLHLENLRSKLMKSKECSYIPLVGTLPALIAFNPSSETEERRDFPTCHSPMDLLEAKLHNHQADHLEVTSLLILRRR
- the LOC124156240 gene encoding uncharacterized protein LOC124156240 isoform X1, whose amino-acid sequence is MGLTQVCRYEGKENSMEDSKCLLPNLAHIKVAFPNFKFTEQRKNEPLHVWLQRMANCSKDKPEWGFELVDGEWRCTFYMKEVLIASCVANKKKIAKNKATELALRNLGVVCSGREVDGKEANGKKTNGNGANGEAVLGKVANETAESKGLLKQEEKVPHEEKGKEARDEISASSLEQNILDIQRRILSNQLRICDSVKRIVESSGTYFSHSSPEDPNLSYYNSHVVRVENSIIMKQNIILESVGSFSFSQNSKHGCEFQRFKEHCMRMSVQNEIFGNIKKCDLKKLNIVEEKLYLGDVWEELNRREPLAVNTRMVGERWNRIMENQTSMLDNQLGIMYTLSGTTPDMETGFDSLNADNHACFLANVTTTYRYKIFFHENEISSMLNDVMSSHSNIIHLQRKIFENEDKILKAFNSCIFSRDAVYEMTGRVPFLDNQLYALQLRTWAGMNHLLAKLNQVYMDRIDNLSGNDDIVNYQSEILANQKNILANLSRFPGTLSALQGNQRLILDVQNEILSHYIPAINDNQPLGEDNIGFQLLKSQGWTGGGLGSNQQGIAEPVRAEGSVGRTGLGYKNPRKRPASVMGTKLHLENLRSKLMKSKECSYIPLVGTLPALIAFNPSSETEERRDFPTCHSPMDLLEAKLHNHQADHLEVDSTETLTMG
- the LOC124156240 gene encoding uncharacterized protein LOC124156240 isoform X6 produces the protein MKEVLIASCVANKKKIAKNKATELALRNLGVVCSGREVDGKEANGKKTNGNGANGEAVLGKVANETAESKGLLKQEEKVPHEEKGKEARDEISASSLEQNILDIQRRILSNQLRICDSVKRIVESSGTYFSHSSPEDPNLSYYNSHVVRVENSIIMKQNIILESVGSFSFSQNSKHGCEFQRFKEHCMRMSVQNEIFGNIKKCDLKKLNIVEEKLYLGDVWEELNRREPLAVNTRMVGERWNRIMENQTSMLDNQLGIMYTLSGTTPDMETGFDSLNADNHACFLANVTTTYRYKIFFHENEISSMLNDVMSSHSNIIHLQRKIFENEDKILKAFNSCIFSRDAVYEMTGRVPFLDNQLYALQLRTWAGMNHLLAKLNQVYMDRIDNLSGNDDIVNYQSEILANQKNILANLSRFPGTLSALQGNQRLILDVQNEILSHYIPAINDNQPLGEDNIGFQLLKSQGWTGGGLGSNQQGIAEPVRAEGSVGRTGLGYKNPRKRPASVMGTKLHLENLRSKLMKSKECSYIPLVGTLPALIAFNPSSETEERRDFPTCHSPMDLLEAKLHNHQADHLEVDSTETLTMG